Part of the Perognathus longimembris pacificus isolate PPM17 chromosome 1, ASM2315922v1, whole genome shotgun sequence genome, ggcttcatgtatacatgcaagcactcttgccactaggccatattcccagacaacTGAGAGTTTTTAGAAGGAAACAAGAGGGAAATGAAGGCATCACTATTCTACACTAGGAACATTAGCTAGATTTGAGTGTGACTTATAGATTGGAAGAGGGACACGGGGTGCAGACGGGATTCATACGCTGCCCTCTTCCACTTCCTTGCAGTAGCACCACCTTTAGGGACAGAATTCAACGTTTCCCTTGAGAAACATCTTTGAGAAACACTGGTGCCCCGGGAAGTATGGGAGAGGCTTGCTTCCACCTCTTCCCCAGCCTGCTTTCCACCCAGACATTTCACTTCCATTACCTTTTTTTTACTTGGTACCTACCTCAAACTCCTGCTCACTCTGTCAAACAGGAAATCACTTTCTCCATAGGAAGCACTCTGCAGTCTAGGTTGCAGCCTTCTTGCCTTGCTCCTTTCCTGGAGTTACTCCTTCTTCAGAATCTGGTGGTAAATCTAGCTTCCTGTGACATCCCTGCTATCTTCTTCATTTACAGTGGGATTACACATTTCTATTTACCCTTATTTTAATGGAATCTCATTAGCAATAACCACACAGTCATCCTAAGCTGCCAGTCACTAACCCTCAAGTTTCACCAAAGTTGTCTCTTGTGATTGGCTTAAATAAATTCATGCTGAGGTTCATGTAGTGCTTTAACAGCTCCTGCTACACAAGGTATGGTTTCAGAGATGACCAAGAGGCTGGTGAGGGGACAGTGTCTGTGAGTAGACCCAGAAGAAATttccagggagggaggagaaaatagGGAAGGATGGACTTAGATACACACACAGTTTCAGGACATCTCCAAGTCCCGCGCACTCACAATACTTGCTTAAATCACTTTCCCCTCCATAaacttgtttctttctctgtagaGAAAAGAGGTTTTATGATTAGTATTGGTTTGTGGGTTGCAAGTAACTGAAACTAATGCTAATTAAGCAAAAATTATGTGGCAGAGAGTTTGACAACTTGGAGAATATAGACCTCATCAAAGAATTCCTGCAACCTTCATCTACAGGAAAGGGCCAGAAATGTGAGCCTGGTACCAAGGCTTGGTCAGCCTCGGGCCTTTGAACTCCATGCAGGAAGCCTGGTTCTGGGGAATAAGGACTTAGTGAGCGAGGCTTTAAGAGGTGACTTGTTTTGATTCTTTCCCAAGTCCAAAATAACCCCAGTCCCattcacacccacacccacacccacacccacaccctgcCCCCCATGTATCCTACTCAAACTGAAGACCAAAGTGAGACATTGGAGTTTCCTCCAGTCCGCCAAAGAACCAGGCAGGGTGATTGCTTAATTGGAGCAATCCCCCCTTGGCTGAGGGTTAATGTGCAACACAGACCCTGGAGGGGCAAAGGGAGGAGGATAATGGAGCCATACTCTATAAACTCCGGGATGTCATCACTCTCATGAGGTGGGCAGGGGGATGGCTCAGTGccctgggagggggtggggggagaggcccTCCCCTGGTCCCCATCTTCCCCTCCTCCTGTCAGAGATCCACAGGTGCTGATACTTCtaagcccacccccaccccaccccgccccttttCGGCAATCAGGAAATCCAGGCCCGACAAGAGCTGCCGCATATTAAACTTTAATGTGAAATTCTGTTAAACGTATAGAGTGGCCTTGCCAGTGGGGCCCGCCCCCCTCAGCACTTGCTGTAGATGGCCGCGCTGCCCCGCTCCTCGAACTCTTCCTTGCTGACCCAGAGCTGCTGGAAGGCCTGCAGCGAGGCCAGGATGGAGCCGCCGGTCCACACGGAGGTCTTCCTCTCGGGCGCGGCGGCCACGGTGGGGCTGTCCTCGGGGCAGAGGAGGCTCAGCTCCCTCTGGAAGCGCTCGGGGAAGCCGTCCAGCATGGTGCAGCCGCCGCACAGCAGCACGCTGGCGGCCATCTCCTCCTTGAAGCCCGTGTCCTGACAGCGGGCCAGGCAGGCGGCCGTGAGCTCGGGGAGGCCCGGCTGGCTGCAGCCCAGCAGCGAGGGCTTGAAGAGCATCTCGGAGCAGCGGAAGCGCTCCTGGCCGATGGTGATGACCTTGCCGTCGGGGAGCTCGTAGTCGACGCGCAGCTCCTCCAGGCCGAGGCGCAGCTCCTCGTCGGGCAGGAGGGCGGCGTAGCAGCACTTCTTCTTGATGTGCTCGATGATGTGCAGGTGGTCGTCGGTGAACTTCTGGCCGGCCTCGTTGAGCAGCTGCATCAGGTAGTGGGTGAGGTCGCCGCCCGCGTAGGTGGCGCGGCTCGCCAGGCCCGGCAGCACGTCGCCCTCGGAGATGGGCACCACGTGCGAGACGCCGTGGCCGCTCTCCACCACCAGCCCCGAGGTCTTGCCGTACGAGTAGATGGACAGCAGCGCCTGCGAGGTCACGTGCATGGCGGGCACGCCGAAGGTCTCGAACATGAGCTCGGCGTACTTCTCGCGGTTGCCCACGGGGCTGAGCGGCGGGTCCGACACCAGCACGGCGTGCTCCTCGGGGAGGATCTTCATGGCCGTGTGGAAGATGTACTCCCAGATGTTCTGCACGCAGTCCCAGTCCACCACCACGCCGTGCTTCAGCGGGTTCACCAGCTTCAGCGACGCCTCCATGTTGAGCAGCTCGTGGCCCACGTAGGTCTCCTTGCGGGTGTCGCCCGCGTCGGCCGCCAGCTCCGGGCTGCGCTTGCCCACCGTGGAGGAGATGAAGTAGGTGGGCCTCGGCTCGCCCGCGTAGCCGCACTTGCAGTACTGCGAGCCCAGGTCGATGATGAGCGCCTTGATCTTCCGcactttcttgggcttggccttCAGCTGGGTGGTGGAACCCGTGGTATCCCGGGCGCCCGCGTCGGGGCCCGGCCCTGTGCCCGCCTCGCCGCCGGGGTCGCCCTGTGCGGCGCCCAGGGGAATGGGGCTGGTGCTTTTTCTCATCGCCATTCTGCCTCTTCCTTTCTCACCTTTCTCAAGTCTGCCTTCTCCCTCCCCGGAAGCTTCCGTGGGGGAGAAGCGAGGCCGCCGCCGCAGCCACTGGTGCGGTGGCAACCACTTGGAATTGTGACGCTGAcgttacggggggggggggggtgagggggcgggggagagctGGTCCACTCGGAGAGGGGTGGTCTTGATCTGATTCCTCGCCCTCCCCCCACagtgtccccaccccccccccccaccgcccattGGTGTGTTCTAAGACTGCCAGCTGGTTCCGAAATCCAAGCATCCGAGGGGGTCTTAGAGGTTGTCTCCAACCCCACTGCCTTATTCACTGACTCTGcactcccccccaccaccctgcCTTGCTTCTCATGTTGGAGATCCTACGGCAAACCAGGCACTGTGCCAGCTACCGACGCTATTTTGCAGAAGCCTGGGAAGCAGGCAGAGCTAAGGGTGCGAATCGAAATGACTTGCCCAAGAGTGAACAGCTCTTACTTAACAGTGATTGCTCATCCAACTCCACACACAGCAGGCCTCTTTAAAGGTTGTGGGCCCTAAGAGTATTTTCCTCCCACTTTGACTATGTCCCGCTACAGCAACAAAACTCATGAACCTGTTGTATggcctttttcttcttcatattcCACATGGCCAGGGACCAGGGACCATTGCCCTTCTTAAAAGGAGGAAGTGGTCAATGTACCAAAAGCCTCTATGAAGAGAATGGGGCTAGGGTGAAGTGTAAGGTCCTGGCATGACTGAAGGGAGCATTCTGGAGGCAGGACTGGCACTTAACATGTCTGgcttcaaagacaacccagggtGGTGGAGCAGCCTGACAGATGCCTATTAGGTCTCACCAAGGTGAGTCCACAGTACACCAGAGGAAGCCATGGAGATAGGAGGGGTGTCTACTCTGGCTGAATATTCATGGTGGAGCCAACATTCTCCTTAGAAGACCCTAGGCTATAACTTAGCCTACCTCATAACTCTGATGAAAAGTACAAATGTAAATCCCAAAATAATTTAtcttctgtggctcatgtggcatcCCAGGAAGCTTTTTCTTAAGGAGGGCCATGAACAaatctcctatctctgcctcccaagtagctaggattacaagctttaGTCACCTACCTAGCCGGCCAAGGCAGATTTTGGCAGTTTCTTTCTCATTGCTATAGTCTAAGTTACCTTGCACATCAtgacattcaataaatattaattgaatgAGCAAGTCCCTTTTATTacatttaggggggaaaaaaaggcaccCACTACAAAATGTACCAAAGGTTTTCAGTACCTCGAAAGGCCTCGGTTACCGGATGCTGTCACAATCAGTGATGTCATTATTGGAAAAATTCCCCTGCTCACTTCTGATATAGGCCTTTCAGGCCTTGAAGCCAGCGGGACTGAGGAACTTTCTGGGAGCAGTATGGCTCTTGAAAGTATATGGGCTCCACAGACAGTAAGCATAGGGGATGGACCTGCCAAGAAAGTGGGTGATCAGGCCTCCTTGCAGACACAGCTCCTCCAGACTGCATCTGTGAAAGACGGCCCTGCCAAGCGGGCAGTGTGGGTTCGCCGAGGCAGCTCTGAGTCACAAGAAGCTATGCAATCTACGTCCAAGGACAAGGCCAAGGTAGAGGTGACCAAAGCGGTGGTAGTGGACCTCGGCACTGGCTATTGTAAATGCGGCTTTGCTGGCCTGCCCAAGCCCACTCACAAGATCTCAACAATGGTGGGCA contains:
- the Actl7b gene encoding actin-like protein 7B encodes the protein MAMRKSTSPIPLGAAQGDPGGEAGTGPGPDAGARDTTGSTTQLKAKPKKVRKIKALIIDLGSQYCKCGYAGEPRPTYFISSTVGKRSPELAADAGDTRKETYVGHELLNMEASLKLVNPLKHGVVVDWDCVQNIWEYIFHTAMKILPEEHAVLVSDPPLSPVGNREKYAELMFETFGVPAMHVTSQALLSIYSYGKTSGLVVESGHGVSHVVPISEGDVLPGLASRATYAGGDLTHYLMQLLNEAGQKFTDDHLHIIEHIKKKCCYAALLPDEELRLGLEELRVDYELPDGKVITIGQERFRCSEMLFKPSLLGCSQPGLPELTAACLARCQDTGFKEEMAASVLLCGGCTMLDGFPERFQRELSLLCPEDSPTVAAAPERKTSVWTGGSILASLQAFQQLWVSKEEFEERGSAAIYSKC